In Clostridium sp., one DNA window encodes the following:
- a CDS encoding ABC transporter permease, translating to MVRFKQALINEIEKLYKKKKAIAAVVLSLVFIIFGQIFISVVRNNFGVQGVSSSEFPLFILSIIINTLLPLFASLVTIDSFSGEFSQNTMKITLTRPVSRLKLYSAKIAAICMFILSVLILSMLFSIISGLIFNSNSLNLPDILKIIISYIVTLLPMVVLCLVIALLANILKSGTAVFFLSILIFIGFKALEVFFPAYSGILFTSMFGWYNIWIMDNLPLLKIFRGFMMMLSYAIILFTAGYYMFDKKDF from the coding sequence ATGGTAAGATTTAAACAGGCTCTGATAAATGAAATTGAAAAACTATATAAAAAGAAAAAAGCAATAGCGGCAGTTGTACTTTCACTTGTCTTTATAATATTCGGCCAGATCTTCATATCCGTAGTGAGAAACAACTTTGGCGTCCAGGGTGTGTCAAGCAGTGAGTTTCCCCTGTTTATACTTTCCATAATCATAAACACACTGCTCCCTCTTTTTGCATCACTTGTAACTATAGATAGTTTTTCCGGCGAATTTTCTCAGAACACCATGAAAATAACCCTTACAAGACCTGTCAGCAGGTTAAAATTGTATTCGGCAAAAATAGCAGCCATATGTATGTTCATATTGTCGGTTTTAATACTTTCCATGTTGTTTTCCATAATATCCGGCCTTATATTCAATTCAAACTCCCTCAACCTCCCGGATATACTTAAAATAATAATTTCATACATAGTAACTCTGCTTCCCATGGTAGTTCTATGTCTTGTAATTGCACTGCTTGCCAATATACTCAAAAGCGGAACAGCTGTGTTTTTTTTGTCCATACTTATTTTCATAGGCTTCAAAGCCCTTGAAGTTTTTTTCCCTGCCTATTCCGGCATTTTATTTACATCCATGTTCGGGTGGTACAACATATGGATCATGGACAATCTTCCCCTGCTCAAAATTTTTCGCGGCTTCATGATGATGCTCAGTTATGCTATAATACTGTTTACAGCCGGATACTACATGTTTGACAAAAAAGATTTCTGA
- a CDS encoding sensor histidine kinase, translating into MDIKKRLIIYNNLTIIIPFIITGIVAFIFIFVSSEFFNSSVTYKDFKRVSLVESELLNVSKDIAKSGSKDIKQDVEFQKYILGKLSTINGRIIIVKDGEIVFSSKGLEKIDTAKALEESDSRNRSSLQIENTHYSIDSFPLIFKDGHSGRAVFLVPAAFEPDIFKNFITALVVTFLVSFILMSVIISYIFSKKILEPISDLKKAMEKISRGDLDCEIAETGDMEIKELCADFEKMRIQLKDSVRMRMKYDENRKMLVSSISHDLKTPITSIEGYVQGILDGVANTPEKSEHYLNTIASKAKQIDSMINDLLLYSKLDLGQIPFSYEKTDIVEYLSCCVEESKFELEKSNIGISFENKLKNTFFLMIDRKRFMRVILNIIDNSRKYMDKEFGIIKIILRDTKTSVIIEIKDNGCGISKDDLNKVFSRFYRSDSSRSNARGSGLGLAIAKEIVQGHNGNIWAASSASEGTSIIISLAKYKGEYHEKDFDN; encoded by the coding sequence ATGGATATAAAGAAGCGCCTTATTATCTACAATAATCTGACTATAATAATTCCATTTATAATTACAGGTATAGTTGCCTTCATATTTATATTTGTCTCTTCAGAATTTTTCAACAGCAGCGTAACCTACAAGGACTTCAAAAGAGTCTCCCTTGTAGAGTCGGAGCTGCTGAATGTATCCAAGGATATAGCAAAATCAGGTTCCAAAGATATCAAACAGGATGTTGAATTTCAAAAATACATCCTGGGAAAGCTTTCAACCATAAACGGCAGGATCATAATAGTCAAGGACGGGGAAATTGTATTCTCTTCAAAAGGCCTCGAGAAAATAGATACGGCAAAAGCTCTGGAAGAATCGGACAGCAGAAACAGAAGCTCCCTGCAGATAGAGAATACCCATTACTCCATTGACAGCTTTCCACTCATATTCAAAGATGGACATTCCGGAAGAGCTGTATTCCTTGTCCCCGCTGCATTTGAGCCGGATATTTTCAAAAACTTCATCACTGCCCTAGTTGTGACATTTCTCGTATCTTTTATACTGATGAGTGTAATCATATCCTATATATTTTCCAAAAAAATACTGGAGCCCATTTCAGATCTGAAAAAAGCCATGGAAAAAATAAGCCGCGGCGATCTTGATTGTGAAATTGCAGAAACCGGAGATATGGAAATAAAGGAACTTTGCGCTGATTTCGAAAAGATGAGGATACAGTTGAAGGATTCTGTAAGAATGAGAATGAAATACGATGAAAACAGGAAAATGCTTGTATCCAGCATATCCCATGACCTGAAAACCCCTATAACTTCAATAGAGGGTTATGTTCAGGGAATTCTGGATGGTGTGGCAAACACACCTGAAAAATCAGAGCATTATCTGAATACAATAGCTTCAAAGGCAAAGCAGATTGATTCAATGATCAATGACCTTCTGCTGTATTCAAAGCTGGATTTAGGGCAGATCCCCTTTTCCTATGAGAAAACCGATATTGTGGAATACTTGAGCTGCTGTGTTGAGGAAAGCAAATTTGAACTGGAAAAATCGAACATAGGCATATCATTTGAAAACAAGCTGAAAAATACATTTTTTCTGATGATCGACAGGAAAAGATTTATGAGGGTGATATTGAACATTATAGACAATTCCAGAAAATACATGGACAAAGAATTCGGCATTATAAAAATAATCTTAAGAGATACAAAGACAAGTGTTATAATTGAAATCAAAGACAATGGCTGCGGAATCAGCAAAGATGACCTTAATAAAGTATTCAGCAGATTCTACAGGTCCGATTCTTCAAGGAGCAATGCCAGAGGAAGCGGACTCGGGCTTGCAATAGCAAAGGAGATTGTCCAGGGGCACAATGGAAACATATGGGCTGCTTCCAGCGCATCTGAGGGTACAAGCATAATAATATCACTTGCAAAATACAAAGGAGAATACCATGAAAAAGATTTTGATAATTGA
- a CDS encoding response regulator transcription factor, with the protein MKKILIIEDDLSIAELQKDYLELNKFKVTICTDGIKGLDTLVKEDFDLLILDIMLPEIDGYSILKSIRDKKDIPVLLVSAKKEEIDRIKGFTLGADDYITKPFSPGELVARVKSHINNYERIKNKFAKKRDSITIRGLEIFRDSMQVFVNGNEVELAQKEFELLLYMAENPNRVFSRETLFEKIWGLDSLGDNATVTVHIRRIREKIETSPSEPQYIETVWGAGYRMRA; encoded by the coding sequence ATGAAAAAGATTTTGATAATTGAAGACGATCTTAGCATAGCGGAGCTTCAGAAGGACTATCTTGAGCTAAATAAATTTAAAGTTACAATATGCACGGATGGAATAAAAGGGCTGGATACGCTGGTCAAAGAGGATTTCGACCTGCTGATTCTGGATATCATGCTTCCAGAAATAGACGGATACAGTATACTGAAGAGCATACGCGACAAAAAAGACATACCGGTTCTCCTCGTCTCTGCAAAGAAGGAGGAAATCGACAGAATAAAAGGATTTACCCTGGGAGCGGATGACTATATTACAAAACCTTTCAGTCCGGGCGAGCTGGTGGCGAGGGTAAAGTCACATATAAACAACTACGAGAGGATAAAAAACAAATTTGCAAAAAAGAGAGACAGTATAACAATACGCGGACTTGAAATATTCAGGGATTCCATGCAGGTATTTGTAAACGGAAATGAAGTGGAGCTGGCACAAAAAGAATTTGAACTCCTGCTGTATATGGCGGAAAATCCAAACAGGGTGTTCAGCAGGGAAACCCTGTTTGAAAAGATCTGGGGGCTTGATTCTCTCGGAGACAATGCAACCGTTACAGTTCACATAAGAAGAATCCGCGAAAAAATAGAGACATCACCTTCCGAACCCCAGTACATAGAGACAGTATGGGGGGCAGGCTACCGGATGAGAGCTTAA
- a CDS encoding GGDEF domain-containing protein, which yields MHIALRIENNVIAAVVSIIFLIYIQNYLDRIDRKNRIYLLLFSINTIEIIVETVTCIIDGISLNWLLPVSMILNVILFVFGPVISYLWFLFVREWIGENKGEESLSIKKMLLISPLILNAVVSVLTLHFDLVFKITQGNVYIRQPMIFIPVACTYFYMICSLVYVFKNRKMMISTEFIPLVMVLIFGSIGGAIQLGMYGLLVVWSISAYSFIIIYILFQHEMSQLDILTGAWTRIRLKTYLKNRMKKNNFRRFSIIFIDLDEFKNINDMYGHREGDRALITVVKLIRSSIRRDDFITRYGGDEFIIFLNTGSKRIVEKVIGRIYNSFERHNFSSKRTYNLSFSYGYEIYDFNNPITPEEYISRVDKLMYKNKKHKKFVDGSIKK from the coding sequence ATGCATATAGCATTAAGAATTGAAAATAATGTTATTGCAGCTGTTGTCTCCATAATTTTTTTAATATATATTCAAAATTATCTGGACAGGATTGACAGAAAAAACAGAATATATCTGCTGCTGTTCAGTATTAATACGATTGAAATCATTGTGGAGACTGTAACCTGTATTATAGATGGAATATCCTTGAACTGGCTTTTGCCGGTATCGATGATATTAAATGTAATTTTATTTGTTTTTGGTCCGGTTATTTCATATCTGTGGTTTCTGTTTGTCCGGGAGTGGATAGGGGAAAATAAAGGTGAAGAAAGCCTGTCCATAAAAAAGATGCTGCTGATTTCACCATTGATACTCAATGCTGTTGTTTCGGTTCTCACACTGCATTTTGACCTTGTATTCAAGATTACGCAGGGCAATGTGTATATAAGACAGCCCATGATTTTTATACCTGTGGCATGTACTTATTTTTATATGATATGCAGTCTGGTATATGTTTTTAAAAACAGAAAAATGATGATAAGTACTGAATTTATACCACTTGTCATGGTTCTGATTTTTGGCTCTATTGGAGGAGCAATTCAGCTTGGCATGTATGGACTGCTTGTTGTATGGAGCATTTCTGCATATTCGTTTATCATAATATATATACTTTTCCAGCACGAGATGTCGCAGCTGGATATACTTACAGGAGCATGGACACGCATCAGACTGAAGACTTATCTGAAAAACAGGATGAAAAAGAATAACTTCAGGAGATTTTCCATTATTTTTATAGACCTTGATGAATTTAAAAATATAAATGACATGTATGGACACAGAGAAGGCGACAGGGCGCTTATAACAGTGGTCAAGCTGATAAGGTCAAGCATACGCAGGGATGATTTTATAACGCGTTACGGGGGAGATGAATTCATAATATTTCTAAATACAGGCAGCAAGAGAATTGTTGAAAAGGTTATAGGCAGGATATACAATTCTTTTGAAAGACACAATTTTTCGTCAAAGAGGACTTACAATTTGAGTTTCAGCTATGGATATGAAATATATGATTTTAATAATCCAATAACCCCGGAGGAGTATATAAGCCGTGTTGACAAGCTTATGTATAAAAACAAGAAGCACAAGAAATTTGTAGATGGATCCATAAAAAAATGA
- a CDS encoding homoserine dehydrogenase has product MKKIRIALMGLGNVGMGVWIILYSNKKEIMKRSGYEIEIGKILVKDKNKEREIDIPDDVITTDINDILEDDSIKIVVEVMGGIEPAREYILKCMDRKKHIVTANKMLIATDGDRLFHKADSMGVMFNYEASVAGGIPIINGIEESLTANKIRELYGIVNGTTNYILTKMQLERMDFDVALKQAQDMGYAEADPTSDVEGFDAQYKLAILSSLAFGTKIDVNSVYREGITKIQSTDIKYARKFDMVIKMLAIAKDSDGKLELRVHPTMIPKEHPLANVYDSFNAIFIKGNAVGDLMFYGRGAGSLPTGSAVVGDIISMLRNNVDIENSNPVVKNNLWDREIMDIGQSESKFYIRVNVLDRSGVLGEITTILGRYNVSLRSVIQKGDENSKGEVTIIMITHRTKQADIDAAVKEIVSLESVIKIDNIIRIEDFR; this is encoded by the coding sequence ATGAAGAAGATTAGAATAGCGCTTATGGGACTTGGAAACGTAGGTATGGGAGTCTGGATAATACTGTACTCCAATAAAAAGGAGATAATGAAGAGATCCGGGTATGAAATTGAAATCGGTAAAATCCTTGTGAAGGATAAGAACAAGGAGAGGGAAATTGATATCCCCGATGATGTTATAACTACGGATATCAATGATATACTCGAGGACGATTCAATTAAAATTGTAGTTGAAGTTATGGGAGGTATAGAGCCGGCACGGGAATATATATTGAAGTGCATGGACAGAAAGAAGCATATAGTAACTGCAAACAAGATGCTCATTGCAACTGATGGTGACAGGCTTTTCCACAAGGCCGACAGCATGGGGGTAATGTTCAACTACGAGGCAAGTGTGGCCGGCGGCATACCCATAATAAATGGTATTGAGGAAAGTCTGACTGCCAACAAGATAAGAGAACTATACGGCATAGTAAATGGTACTACGAATTATATACTTACAAAGATGCAGCTTGAGAGGATGGATTTTGACGTAGCCCTGAAGCAGGCACAGGACATGGGTTATGCCGAAGCTGATCCGACGTCTGACGTTGAAGGTTTTGATGCCCAGTATAAACTTGCCATACTTTCCTCGCTGGCTTTCGGAACCAAGATTGACGTCAACAGTGTATACAGGGAAGGTATTACAAAGATTCAATCCACGGATATAAAGTATGCCAGAAAGTTCGACATGGTAATAAAGATGCTTGCAATTGCAAAGGACAGCGATGGCAAACTAGAGCTCAGGGTGCATCCTACAATGATTCCAAAAGAACATCCCCTTGCAAATGTATATGATTCCTTCAATGCCATATTTATAAAGGGAAATGCAGTAGGAGATCTTATGTTTTATGGAAGGGGAGCTGGAAGCCTTCCAACAGGAAGTGCCGTTGTAGGTGATATTATTTCAATGCTGAGAAACAATGTGGATATTGAAAACAGCAATCCTGTGGTAAAAAACAACTTGTGGGACAGGGAAATAATGGATATAGGGCAGAGCGAGAGCAAATTTTATATAAGAGTGAATGTGCTTGACAGGTCGGGAGTGCTTGGAGAAATAACAACCATTCTGGGAAGGTATAACGTGAGTCTTCGTTCTGTAATACAGAAAGGTGATGAAAATTCAAAAGGGGAAGTTACTATAATCATGATTACACACAGGACAAAACAGGCGGATATAGATGCTGCAGTAAAGGAAATTGTCAGTCTTGAATCAGTTATTAAAATAGATAATATTATAAGAATAGAAGATTTCAGGTAA
- a CDS encoding PilZ domain-containing protein — protein MEDIHERNIYEGLRIEFINNRKFFEGVVIKVYDDYFAVNVPVDQDNYYAVKLADNVDYLVAYKDKALRCQSKILGCKVGDKFSLVIVDNPNILKSIERRKYPRVKAVMDVGYYFINDNLEYKKLEEVPKAYFSKLKKTFSMDLSANGIKLITYGDKTIPKYALISLFIKEKIDILCTIVRSDYDELNKNYRTAMHFEDLDNNRWQYINEFIHSKLKK, from the coding sequence ATGGAAGATATTCACGAAAGAAATATATATGAAGGACTGAGAATTGAATTTATAAACAACAGAAAATTTTTTGAGGGAGTAGTCATAAAGGTATACGATGATTATTTTGCCGTAAATGTACCTGTGGATCAGGACAATTATTATGCTGTAAAACTTGCGGACAATGTGGACTATCTTGTGGCGTACAAGGACAAAGCTTTGAGATGTCAGTCAAAGATACTTGGATGCAAGGTGGGAGACAAATTTTCACTTGTTATAGTAGATAATCCAAACATATTGAAAAGCATAGAAAGAAGAAAATATCCCAGGGTAAAAGCTGTGATGGATGTTGGTTATTATTTTATAAATGACAATCTGGAGTATAAAAAGCTTGAAGAAGTGCCGAAGGCCTATTTCTCAAAGCTGAAGAAGACCTTCAGTATGGATTTGAGTGCAAATGGCATAAAGCTTATAACATACGGGGACAAGACCATTCCCAAATATGCACTGATTTCTCTTTTTATAAAGGAAAAAATTGACATACTCTGCACCATAGTAAGGAGTGACTACGATGAACTGAACAAGAATTACAGGACTGCAATGCATTTTGAGGATCTTGACAACAATAGATGGCAGTACATAAATGAATTCATACATTCAAAATTAAAAAAGTGA
- a CDS encoding potassium channel family protein, with protein sequence MKKKQYLVIGLGRFGKSMAKTLYELGNDVLAVDSREDNVQNISHYSTEAVQTDATEEENLKAIGAGNFDVAVIGIGNDIQSSVIVTLLLKEMGLKYVIAKANTELHAKILYKIGADKVVFPEKDTAIRVAHNLVSSSILDFIELSSEYRLTEILCMKEWIGKDLSSLDIRQRYGINIIAVKRNREINVSPSSDFVLLEGDTIIAIGGQKEIEKLERHF encoded by the coding sequence ATGAAAAAGAAGCAGTATCTTGTAATAGGACTTGGAAGATTTGGAAAATCCATGGCAAAGACACTCTATGAGCTTGGAAATGATGTACTGGCAGTTGACTCAAGAGAAGATAATGTACAGAATATATCTCATTATTCAACTGAAGCTGTTCAGACTGATGCAACAGAGGAAGAAAATCTGAAAGCCATAGGTGCAGGCAATTTTGATGTGGCGGTAATAGGTATAGGAAATGATATCCAGAGCAGTGTCATAGTGACTCTGCTGCTGAAGGAAATGGGATTGAAATACGTAATTGCCAAGGCAAATACGGAACTGCATGCAAAAATTCTGTACAAAATAGGTGCGGACAAGGTTGTTTTTCCCGAAAAGGATACTGCCATAAGAGTTGCACACAATCTTGTATCAAGCAGCATACTGGATTTCATAGAGCTGTCCTCTGAATACAGGCTGACGGAAATACTGTGCATGAAGGAGTGGATTGGGAAGGACCTCAGCAGTCTTGATATAAGACAAAGGTATGGTATAAATATTATAGCTGTAAAAAGAAATAGAGAGATAAATGTATCACCATCCTCGGATTTTGTATTGCTGGAAGGAGATACAATCATAGCCATTGGAGGACAGAAAGAGATAGAAAAGCTTGAAAGACATTTTTAG
- a CDS encoding TrkH family potassium uptake protein produces MKLHSRRLFKINELHILIFGFLIIIFVGALLLCLPISSQGYKYTNFIDALFMATSATCVTGLAVVDTGTYWSYFGKSVILALIQIGGLGFMVFSTLLALLSGRKITLKERLLIQQSLNSFNIQGLIKMSKYILIFTFLVETAGAAVLSIQFIPEFGFAKGMFYSIFHSISAFCNAGMDLMGRDRSLTPYYGNDLVVLTVSVLVIIGSLGFYVWQDIYGLRSFRDMKKISLNSKICISMTALLIISGTLLFFIFESGNSSTMKNMTFGNKLLSSFFASVSSRTAGFNSVSIQDMTGSSKSLIIAFMFIGGAPGSTAGGIKITTAALIVMTAVSAVRGRQETEIYNRTIKKELVYKAIVIVVIDTFLVFVSFMILGLTEGDESLQTIFFECVSAFGTVGLTSGVTAGLSTTGKILITAVMFFGRLGGLTIVMSMTNRKIPRSIKYPEDRILIG; encoded by the coding sequence ATGAAATTACACAGTAGAAGGCTATTTAAGATAAATGAACTTCATATTCTGATATTCGGTTTTTTGATTATAATATTTGTGGGAGCGTTGCTGCTCTGTCTCCCGATATCGTCACAGGGCTATAAATACACGAATTTCATAGATGCTCTTTTCATGGCTACTTCTGCAACCTGTGTTACGGGACTTGCAGTTGTTGATACGGGAACCTACTGGAGTTATTTTGGAAAATCCGTAATCCTTGCACTCATTCAGATAGGAGGTCTTGGATTCATGGTATTTTCAACTCTGCTGGCACTGCTGTCAGGTAGGAAAATAACATTGAAGGAAAGGCTTCTTATACAGCAGTCCCTCAACTCCTTCAACATACAGGGTCTCATAAAAATGTCAAAATACATATTGATTTTCACTTTTTTAGTGGAGACTGCCGGTGCTGCCGTGCTGTCTATCCAGTTTATCCCCGAATTTGGATTTGCAAAAGGCATGTTTTATTCAATTTTCCATTCCATTTCGGCCTTCTGCAATGCAGGGATGGATCTCATGGGAAGGGATAGAAGCCTTACCCCATATTACGGCAACGATCTTGTCGTATTGACTGTAAGCGTCCTTGTGATCATAGGCAGCCTAGGTTTTTACGTATGGCAGGATATATACGGATTGAGAAGCTTCAGGGACATGAAGAAAATTTCACTCAATTCAAAGATCTGCATAAGCATGACTGCACTGCTCATTATTTCAGGAACCCTGCTGTTTTTCATCTTTGAATCCGGCAATTCCAGTACAATGAAAAATATGACCTTCGGGAACAAGCTGCTCTCCTCCTTTTTTGCATCGGTATCCTCAAGAACCGCAGGTTTCAACTCTGTTTCCATCCAGGATATGACCGGCAGCAGCAAGTCCCTTATCATAGCATTTATGTTCATAGGCGGTGCACCCGGTTCTACTGCAGGGGGAATAAAGATAACCACTGCGGCACTGATTGTAATGACTGCGGTATCTGCCGTGAGAGGAAGGCAGGAAACTGAAATCTACAACAGGACAATAAAAAAGGAGCTTGTATATAAAGCTATTGTAATAGTAGTAATAGACACATTTCTGGTTTTTGTATCCTTCATGATACTGGGACTGACTGAAGGAGACGAATCACTTCAGACCATATTTTTTGAATGTGTGTCCGCATTTGGAACTGTTGGGCTGACTTCCGGAGTTACAGCGGGACTGAGTACAACCGGCAAAATTCTGATAACTGCAGTCATGTTTTTCGGAAGGCTTGGAGGACTTACAATAGTTATGTCAATGACAAACAGAAAAATTCCAAGATCCATAAAATATCCAGAGGACAGGATATTGATTGGATAA